The following is a genomic window from Branchiostoma lanceolatum isolate klBraLanc5 chromosome 10, klBraLanc5.hap2, whole genome shotgun sequence.
ATAGCTCTTTGGCCAGAAATATTTTCAACGAACACAATACCGATTAAGCTTAAGTTCACCCCATCAATTCAGACCACACCGGTACCAACTAATGATAACACATTTGAACGAAGCTACGCTCCAGCGAACAAAACAAATGCCAAAGTTCCtgctaaaacaaaaactttccaAGACAACGATCCGCTTATCCATGGCGTCGGCAAAATTGAAAGCCCGTCTCTATCTCCAGAGCCTCAGACATCCGATAAGGGCGGGGCCGGGCCGGCAAAATCATTATTGGGAACTATTACCAGAGGCACTAATCATACGGCAAACTCAAACAACTCATTTGGGGGTAATTACGGAGTAGAGAACAAAGATGTAATAAAGTGGATGGAAAGACAATCTGACAGGCTCATCCTAAAGGACAATGAAGAACAATTGGACGACGGAAGCGGACTGACAGCACCGGCCATAGATAAGAGCACTGGTGCAGACGACGCCGACTTTGAATATCCGGCTACTCGTGACAAAATTGATGACAGCCGAAAAGAAACAAAGATGAAGCCGGCAGACTCCTTCCTGAAATGGCCCCAAGACGATAACGATTTTTTGGATGATGCGGAATCTACTTTCTTGACACAGCCGATAACGAAGAGAAGCAACTCGACATTCGTCATCGAGAAAAAACGGGAAAGCACAACCGACGGTTCTTTAAGTAGCTCAAAACATGACTGGGCTTTCACCCCAACTTCATCCAATGGAACAAAAAACGACTCAATTCTGGATGGACAACAGCTAGACATAGAGAAGACGGATGGTCTTGCAACCGACGTACCATCGATGCAAAATGGCAAACTATCAGCAAAACTTGAGGATCTTGGGTCAAATAAATCTTTGACAATGCGACATCAGAACATCAAAAGTGgtatgatgaagaagaagaagacaccaCCTTTACTTGGAATTGAAGCAACAGATGACTCTCCTAAAATGATGTTCAATTCCACTGCCATTAACAAATCTGTTAACGAAAAAGAAACTGTCAATCATTTGCAGCCAACAGCTCGCAAGATGTCCGTTAACGTGTCATCGCTATTTGCCAACGCGGCAGCAGAGAGAGACGACGGGGTTCAAAAAGCCGTGGAGTATGAATCGTCAATGCTACATGGTCGTGAAAGAGACATGATGAAAACCAGAGATAGCATCACCAGTGGCGATGGCCTACCGTTAATGTCCTCCACATCCCGCGGGAGTTCGCTATCGATCCAGAAGCCGAGGGAGCGTTACAGCGCCTCGACGCTCAATGGTACTGTGAATAAACCGATTAGAAGCCGACACGCCCGATTAACCAGTCTCACGAGGAAAACATACAAGAGGAGAAAGCTGCCCCTGAAGCTGAAGAAGTATGAGTCAACAGGACGTGGGAGTAAGTACAAGAGACCGAACAGTGAAACATTCGGCGTCAACGGACGACAGTTCAACAACCTCATGGCTGGCGCTAAAGATAAATCTGGAAGCTCTGGTTTGCCAAAGAGCTCTTTGGCAACAGAGAATACGCATTCCTCTGTTGACTTGAAAACACGTTCACATGACATGAACAAGGAAAACCACACGCAGCCCATCGCAACTACAGCTCCATTGGCAGGCAGTAATGATTCTTTGGGAAAGTCTGACTCCAAGATGCCACAGCGTGGCCGGCCAGTGAATCATGCAATCAAACACAGCTCGTATAATGAAGTATTTGGAAAGGCTCACCCCCATGTTCCCTTGGTACCGAGCGCAAAGGGACAGCTTAGCACGGAAGAAACATTGTGTGACGCAAGCATCTGTCAACACGACGGCGTCTGCATACAAAGAGCCACCGGATTCTTCTGTAAATGCCCCGTTCTTTACTATGGACGCTTCTGCGAACTGTCGAAAATTGACATGTCAGGTCTAAACACGACCAAAACATCCATAACAGTTAAATGGGGTGCTCGAAACGTCTCCAGTCGGGCCAACTACACAGTGAAGGTGTCTGATGACGTACTACTTCGCGCTGTGCATGTCGGAGATGATGTTGATATGTATACCTTTGACGGATTGAAGCCCGGTCgtatgtacaatacatgtgtatctgttgatgttcaAAACAGCACTCAAAAGATTAAAGACGGCGAGCCTCCGGCTGGAACATTCTGTATTAATGTGCAAACTCAGAAGGAGACCAATTTGTTCTACCAACCTCTGTATGCTATCCACATCTTTGCAGTTACTGCCACAGTATTTCTTGCCATTATGGTGTTTGTAACACTGCTGACGATCTTTCAAACGAGGCGATACTCGCTTCTAATCGACGAGGTTATTTACGATGACACTATTGTCATTTGAGTTCCCGTGATTTCTTCACTACCTGAG
Proteins encoded in this region:
- the LOC136443692 gene encoding uncharacterized protein — encoded protein: MEKMFTVIILIALWPEIFSTNTIPIKLKFTPSIQTTPVPTNDNTFERSYAPANKTNAKVPAKTKTFQDNDPLIHGVGKIESPSLSPEPQTSDKGGAGPAKSLLGTITRGTNHTANSNNSFGGNYGVENKDVIKWMERQSDRLILKDNEEQLDDGSGLTAPAIDKSTGADDADFEYPATRDKIDDSRKETKMKPADSFLKWPQDDNDFLDDAESTFLTQPITKRSNSTFVIEKKRESTTDGSLSSSKHDWAFTPTSSNGTKNDSILDGQQLDIEKTDGLATDVPSMQNGKLSAKLEDLGSNKSLTMRHQNIKSGMMKKKKTPPLLGIEATDDSPKMMFNSTAINKSVNEKETVNHLQPTARKMSVNVSSLFANAAAERDDGVQKAVEYESSMLHGRERDMMKTRDSITSGDGLPLMSSTSRGSSLSIQKPRERYSASTLNGTVNKPIRSRHARLTSLTRKTYKRRKLPLKLKKYESTGRGSKYKRPNSETFGVNGRQFNNLMAGAKDKSGSSGLPKSSLATENTHSSVDLKTRSHDMNKENHTQPIATTAPLAGSNDSLGKSDSKMPQRGRPVNHAIKHSSYNEVFGKAHPHVPLVPSAKGQLSTEETLCDASICQHDGVCIQRATGFFCKCPVLYYGRFCELSKIDMSGLNTTKTSITVKWGARNVSSRANYTVKVSDDVLLRAVHVGDDVDMYTFDGLKPGRMYNTCVSVDVQNSTQKIKDGEPPAGTFCINVQTQKETNLFYQPLYAIHIFAVTATVFLAIMVFVTLLTIFQTRRYSLLIDEVIYDDTIVI